A section of the Burkholderia mallei ATCC 23344 genome encodes:
- a CDS encoding aromatic ring-hydroxylating oxygenase subunit alpha: MNFDTDLLHRHWHLGCHRRELPNDGDFVRFDTAIGEIVIFNDAGELVAFDNRCPHRGTRMYVDDSGNQPASCPYHGWTYREGRLLIPGRERFDGCALERAKLRTFAVDWCGDFLFFAAHPQTDLYTQLGRFAEAVENISFNIDRRLDLNRYDFECYWPLAIENALEPYHIGAVHPQTLATLGLEDGENVFDGVNCAWYAPVGASRQRNQLARLKRFFNLDYQYEGYASIYLFPFTMISSTYGYSYSLQHFLPAGVGGDRTRFTSRLYAAPAASEQAAQALGAFFESTRDVNRRVFEEDHAICKRMPRNAWSMAPLACAADTEAKIDHFRRACRTFAASRAALPVVDATREAAAG; the protein is encoded by the coding sequence ATGAATTTCGATACGGACCTCCTCCATCGCCACTGGCATCTCGGCTGTCACCGCCGGGAGCTTCCGAACGACGGCGATTTCGTGCGCTTCGACACCGCAATCGGCGAAATCGTGATCTTCAACGATGCGGGCGAGCTCGTCGCGTTCGACAACCGCTGCCCGCACCGCGGCACCCGCATGTATGTGGACGACAGCGGCAACCAGCCGGCGAGCTGCCCGTACCACGGCTGGACGTATCGCGAGGGCCGGCTGCTGATACCGGGCCGCGAGCGCTTCGACGGCTGCGCGCTCGAGCGCGCGAAGCTGCGTACGTTCGCCGTCGACTGGTGCGGCGACTTCCTGTTCTTTGCCGCCCACCCGCAGACCGATCTCTACACGCAGCTCGGCAGATTCGCCGAGGCCGTCGAGAACATCTCGTTCAACATCGATCGACGCCTCGACTTGAACCGCTACGATTTCGAATGCTACTGGCCGCTCGCGATCGAGAACGCGCTCGAGCCGTACCACATCGGCGCCGTTCATCCGCAGACACTCGCCACGCTCGGGCTCGAAGACGGCGAGAACGTGTTCGACGGCGTCAATTGCGCATGGTACGCCCCCGTCGGCGCGAGCCGGCAGCGCAATCAGCTCGCCCGGCTCAAGCGCTTCTTCAATCTCGATTACCAATACGAAGGGTACGCGAGCATCTATCTGTTTCCGTTCACGATGATCTCGTCGACGTACGGCTACTCGTATTCGCTGCAGCATTTTCTGCCCGCGGGCGTCGGCGGCGATCGCACGCGCTTCACTAGCCGGCTTTATGCGGCGCCCGCGGCGAGCGAACAGGCGGCGCAGGCGCTCGGCGCCTTCTTCGAATCGACGCGAGACGTCAATCGGCGGGTGTTCGAAGAGGACCACGCGATCTGCAAGCGAATGCCGAGGAACGCGTGGTCGATGGCGCCGCTCGCGTGCGCGGCCGACACCGAAGCGAAAATCGATCATTTCCGCCGCGCGTGCCGCACGTTCGCCGCGTCGCGCGCCGCGCTTCCCGTCGTCGACGCGACACGCGAGGCGGCGGCCGGGTAA
- a CDS encoding methyltransferase domain-containing protein, protein MNANIMEAHRCIICETKTSYFFSKDYPTYPGSPFEDTLTVDFWKCPHCGFVVSKTHQEMTQDQWSQLNSSWHHNFENNRESRTTNQPPYADQALVLAILKENDILDLDDGLDYAAGYGTFSKCLKKYFNIGIRIFDRYVHSSDEGMRYVAQKELSRYKLVINSAMFEHVLNRHALDEVNGLVKDDGVLMLHTVVCERIPKDPGWFYIDTMVHTALHTNKSMSILMDQWGYGASIYSPQAKSWFLFKRDNPLIDDLEAKVAGINHELQTTYLHYKRGFVDYWKGF, encoded by the coding sequence TTGAACGCAAACATCATGGAAGCGCATCGCTGCATCATCTGCGAAACGAAAACGAGCTATTTCTTCTCGAAAGACTATCCAACCTATCCCGGCAGCCCGTTTGAAGACACGCTGACCGTGGATTTCTGGAAATGCCCGCACTGCGGATTCGTTGTTTCGAAGACTCATCAGGAAATGACGCAGGATCAGTGGTCGCAGCTCAATTCGAGCTGGCATCACAACTTCGAAAACAACCGCGAATCGCGCACCACGAATCAGCCGCCCTATGCCGATCAGGCGCTGGTATTGGCGATATTGAAGGAAAACGACATCCTCGATCTCGACGACGGGCTGGATTATGCCGCCGGCTACGGCACGTTTTCGAAATGCCTGAAGAAGTATTTCAACATCGGCATCAGGATCTTCGACCGCTACGTTCATAGCAGCGACGAAGGCATGCGGTATGTCGCGCAGAAGGAGCTATCGCGCTACAAGCTGGTCATCAACAGCGCGATGTTCGAGCACGTGCTGAACCGGCATGCGCTCGACGAAGTGAACGGGCTGGTGAAGGACGACGGCGTGCTGATGCTGCACACGGTCGTGTGCGAACGGATTCCGAAGGACCCGGGCTGGTTCTACATCGACACGATGGTTCATACCGCGCTCCATACCAACAAGAGCATGTCGATATTGATGGACCAGTGGGGATACGGCGCGTCGATCTATTCGCCGCAGGCGAAGAGCTGGTTTCTGTTCAAGCGCGACAATCCGCTGATCGACGATCTCGAGGCGAAAGTGGCCGGCATCAATCACGAACTGCAGACGACCTATCTCCACTACAAGCGCGGCTTCGTCGATTACTGGAAGGGATTTTGA
- a CDS encoding LysE family translocator, with the protein MSVETWLAFAGASIVLLMIPGPTILLVIGDSLANRHRSSWSTVAGVAAGDTTAMTISLAGAGALLAMSAAAFTALKLVGGGYLVYLGIRSILHARRIGAMDVRIERRSAKRRFLSAWAVTALNPKSIVLFVAFVPQFISPHETFARQCAILLPTFVCLAAINAACYARIARFAAARLTGAAAQRRFGYGGGAALIGAGALTLGMSRS; encoded by the coding sequence ATGTCCGTCGAAACCTGGCTCGCGTTCGCCGGCGCGAGCATCGTGCTTCTGATGATTCCCGGCCCGACGATCCTGCTCGTGATCGGCGATTCGCTCGCGAACCGCCATCGGTCGTCGTGGAGCACCGTCGCGGGCGTCGCGGCGGGCGACACCACCGCGATGACGATCTCGCTCGCCGGCGCGGGCGCGCTGCTCGCGATGTCGGCGGCCGCGTTCACCGCGCTCAAGCTTGTCGGCGGCGGCTATCTCGTCTATCTCGGCATCCGTTCGATTCTGCATGCGCGCCGCATCGGCGCGATGGACGTGCGCATCGAGCGCCGTTCGGCGAAGCGGCGTTTCCTGTCCGCGTGGGCCGTCACCGCGCTCAATCCGAAGAGCATCGTGCTCTTCGTCGCGTTCGTTCCGCAGTTCATCTCGCCGCACGAGACGTTCGCGCGGCAATGCGCGATCCTGCTGCCGACCTTCGTATGCCTCGCGGCGATCAACGCGGCCTGCTATGCGCGCATCGCGCGTTTCGCCGCTGCGCGGCTGACGGGCGCCGCCGCGCAGCGGCGCTTCGGGTACGGCGGGGGCGCCGCGCTGATCGGCGCGGGCGCATTGACGCTCGGAATGTCGCGAAGCTGA